The genomic DNA ACGATTCCGCCCGCCATCATCAGGATTCGCCTGACTGGCAGGCGCTGCTGAACGACGTCGTACGGGCGGATTTCTCCTGCCTCGACGACACCCTGCGCGGGTTGCTGGAAGAGGTCGGTGTCGACGGCAAAGACGTTATTCAACTGGGTTGCAACAACGGTCGCGAAAGTCTTTCGCTGTTCGCCCTCGGTGCGCGGAATGTGGTGGGTGTTGATCAGTCGAGCGCGTTTCTCGATCAGGCCCGTGAGCTGAACAGCCGCTCAGCGCACAACGCCGAATTCATCGAAAGCGATATCCATCACCTGCCTGCCTCGTTGCACAAGCGCTTCGATGTAGCGTTGATCACCATTGGCGTTCTGAACTGGATGCCGGACATTGGCGAATTTTTCCGCCATGTAGCGTCGACGCTGAAACCGGGCGGCAAACTGG from Pseudomonas baetica includes the following:
- a CDS encoding class I SAM-dependent methyltransferase, whose translation is MEVPNNKNAIESNRQAWNDSARHHQDSPDWQALLNDVVRADFSCLDDTLRGLLEEVGVDGKDVIQLGCNNGRESLSLFALGARNVVGVDQSSAFLDQARELNSRSAHNAEFIESDIHHLPASLHKRFDVALITIGVLNWMPDIGEFFRHVASTLKPGGKLVIYETHPFLEMVDPDGEDPYRLATSYFRAEPFVQEEPIVYVGKVEQQAAKAASLTPQHFKCESSLRRRRHHRSFRLAQSLQS